The window ATAATGGACCCAGTTGAAGTATTTACAAAGACTTCATTTCAAGATCGTAACGATATCTATAGGAGGGAAGTGGTGCCACTGGCAAAGACCGCTGTGGAACAAGCCTTATCTAAAGCCAACTGGGTACCCCAAGATTTGGATTACATTATTACCGTCAGCTGTACGGGTATTATGATACCATCTATTGATGCGTATCTGATCAATGAAATGAACATGCGTCAAGATATTGTAAGGTTACCAGTAACTGAGATGGGTTGCGTGGCTGGAATATCTGGACTTATATATGCTGATAATTTTCTAAGGGCTAATCCTGGAAAGAAAGCCGCTGTCGTGGCTATTGAAGCACCTACAGCAACCTTTCAAATCAATGATTACTCGATGGCTAATATGGTTAGCGCTGCGATCTTTGGTGATGGATGTGCTTGCGTCCTTTTATCATCAGTGGAAGGAGGGGAAGGACCACAAATTAAAGGTCATGAGATGTACCATTTTCCTGATGCCACTCATATGATGGGTTTTGACCTTGTGGATAGCGGTCTCAAAATGGTGTTGGATAAAGAGGTGCCAGAAACTATTGCAGCTCATTTTCCTGCAATCATCCATCCATTTCTTAAGAAGCATGAATTGGAAATTAAAGATATAGATCATTTGATATTCCATCCTGGTGGGAAGAAAATAGTCCAGACCGTGGAAGCCTTGTTTAGTGATTTAGGTAAGAATATAGATGATACAAAGGAAGTGCTGCGACTTTATGGAAATATGAGCAGTGCGACGGTGCTTTTTGTTTTAGATCGTTTCATGAATAAGTCAAATGTAAAAAAAGGCGATACTGGATTGATGCTCAGTTTTGGTCCAGGTTTTACCGCTCAACGTATTTTAGTACAATGGTAAAAGATCTAGAAGGAACCTACGGTTTAATATTAGGGGGCAGTAGTGGTCTAGGCTATGCTAGCGCAGTTAAATGTGCCAACCACGGCATGAAGTTGATCGTTATCTATCGTTCAGGTAGAGCACAACAAGATGTTGTAAATCAAAGATTTGAAATTTTAAAAAACTCCTCCAATCACCTCTTTATAAATGCAGATGCAACAAACGAGCTAAAGATCCCTGGTTTAATTGAAGAGCTTAAAAACTATCTGAATGGTCAGCGTTTATTTTTACTGCTTCACAGTATTTCTAAGGGAAATTTGAAACCCATGAAGGGAGAGAGTGCATTGAACACTGGTGACTTCACGCAAACAATTCAATCCATGGGGATCAGTTTATACGCCTGGGCTCAAGCCTTGCGATCTGCCGGTCTTTTAGCAAATCCATCTCGTGTGATCAGCTTTACCAGCGAGGGCAACCAGAAACCTATGCCCGGGTACGCTGCTGTGAGTGCCGCTAAAGCAACTCTAGAGGCGATTACCAGGAATATGGCGCTAGAATTTGCAGTAGAAGGGATTACAACCAACTGTATTCAAGCTGGGGTGACTGATACAGAGAGCTTGCAGCGCATTCCCATGTATGAAGAACTCAAAAAAAACAGCCTGCAACGCAACCCGTTCAACAGATTGACTCAGCCAGAAGATGTAGCAAATACCGTTTACCTATTGTGCCGTCCTGAGGCTGCTTTCATCAATGGCAGCGTTATTAAAGTCGATGGAGGGGAATCCCTAACTTAGCACTCATGTTACTATCTCAACTAGAAAAAATAGTCGCAAATCTTCCCTACGGCGAGGGTTTTAAGTTTGTGGATCAATTATTAGAATTAAATGAGGATCAGGTAATTGGGATATATCGCTTTCGCGAAAGCGAATACTTTTACAAGCATCATTTTATCCATCAACCTGTAACTCCTGGAGTAATTTTGCAAGAATGTATGGCTCAAATTGGCTTAGCTTGCTTGGGCTCTTATCTAATGCGAGACTCGAAAGAACAACTACAATTTGTTTTTACTGAAGCTCATGTCAATTTTTTAGAAAAAGTAGTACCAGGAACTACCGTCATTGTTAGTGCTAAAAAGGAATATTTCCGATTCGATAAACTGAAAGTGGTCGTTCAAATGCTAGATGAAAATGAAACTAAAGTAGCCGAAGGCTGGTTGTGCGGAATGATTCTTACCGCTCCAAAACAAAAATCTGACTCATGAAATCAACGAGTTCTAATAGGGTAGTGGTAACTGGACTGGGAGTTGTAGCACCTAATGCCACAAATGTTACTCGGTTTTTAGAAGCTTTACAAAATGGAACTAGCGGCATAAGGTTCGATCAGCAGCTCGCCGATTTAAACTTTGGGTGCCAAGTGGCTGGAACACCGCCCGTGACTCAAGAACTGATCGATGAATACCTAACGCCGCTCCAGCAACGTGGATTTAAGGCAACAGGTATGTTATATGGCATCATTGCTGGCAAACAAGCCTTTGCTGATGCTGGATTAGAAATAGCTCCTAAAGAACACGCATTGGAAGATTTCGGGATCATCTTCGGTACAGGTCAAAGTGGTGGTGAGAAATTTAGAGAAGCCATTCATTTAATTGATGAAGGCAAAGTGCGGCGACTGGGAAGTACCAGTGTGATCCAGACTATGAGTAGCGGTATCAGCGCATGGCTGGCAGGTGAGTTGGGTGCAGGTAATCGTGTCACAAGTAACTCTAGTGCTTGCTCTACTGGAACAGAGGCGCTGCTTATGGGCTACGAACTGATCCAATCTGGAAAGGCAAAACAAATGCTGGTAGGATCTACTAGCGACTCTGGACCTTATATCTGGGGTGGTTTTGATGCCATGCGTATTTTGCCTACTGGCTATAATGAAAACCCGCAAGCCGCAAGCAGGCCATTTTCTGATGATGCGTCAGGTTTTGTACCAGGTTCTGGTGCTGGAGCTTTGATTATAGAAAGTTTAGAGTCGGCAAGAGAGCGTGGAGCCTCCATTTATTGTGAGATTATAGGCGGTGCTATAAATGCAGGTGGGCATCGTGGAGACGGTAGCATGACAGCGCCTAATGGTGAGGCTGTTAAGAAAGTCATTCGTATGGCTATGAAAGATGCTGAAATTGAGTCAAATCAGGTAGATGCGATCAACGGGCACATTACCGCCACAGGAAAGGATGCTTATGAGGTCAGAAACTGGTCACAAGCACTGGAGCGATCAGGAGATAATTTTCCTTATATGAATAGTTTTAAATCTTCAATCGGCCATTGTCTCGCTGCAGCTGGTAGTGTGGAATTAGTAGGCAGTGTTTTGCAACTACAGCAACAACAAGTATTTAAAAACAATAACATCCACCAATTACATAGTGATATTACAAAGATTCTAAGCGATGACCGAATCCCGACCGAAACTATTTCTATAGACTTAAATGTCTTGCTGAAAGCGAGCTTTGGCTTTGGTGATGTGAACGCATGCGTGGTATTGAAAAGATTTAATGAATGATTATAATTTTTAATTGCACTTATCTTTAATACGCGTTCTAACTTAGCAATGATTCATATTTCAAATTTTAGCATGACCCATACAGAAATTCAAGAGCGACTTTTCAAAATTGTAAAAGTGTATTTACCACAAGATGTAGATGCAACTGCCATCAAGCCTGAAAGTCATTTAATGAACGATTTGAATATAAACAGTGCGCACCTGGTAGATGTGGCACTAGATGTTGAAGATGCTTTTGACATCGTATTGAATGAAAAAGATATGGAAGAAATGCAAACCGTCTCTGATGCAGTTCGCATTGTTCAAGCAAAAACAAGCTAAATCTTAATAGCTTGTTTCATTTTTTTTGATTTGATGACTTGCAACTAAAGTTATCTGATTATATCATAAAAAACTAGTTGAATTCTCTTAAATTTATCAGTTTCATACTATATCTTCATGTTATTAACGAATTATTTAAGAATAAATTCGATTAACTAAAAATGCTGTAGTACTTTAGTGTTCTATGGCACGATTACCTAAACTACAGCGATTTGAAAACGAGGTAGCCTCAAAATACCAGATATTTAATGGTATTTTCATGACGCTTCCTTTTGATAATATTTCTAATACAGGCGGACTGTTGCCGTTGTTTCATGAGATCTGCAAAGAAGGTTTCAAACGACAAAAAAACCCAACAGAGATTGTAGATTATTTCTACGAACGCTATATGCGGGATACCAGTCAAGAAGAACGGGAGCAATTATTGTTTCGATTTATTCAATATATTGAACGTCAAGTTGTTTTATTTGATGCCATAGAAGACGCTGCATTTGCTACGGTCCAGAATTTAGACGGTCGTGGGACACTGCGCAGTATTAAGGAGGAAGCTCAAGCCTTGAAAAAGGAATCTGAACTTGCTGCATACTTACAAGAGTTGAAGATAAAGCCAGTACTAACAGCACACCCCACGCAGTTTTATCCAGGATCTGTATTAGGAATCATCAATGATTTAAGCACCGCCGTGAATCGAAATGATGTGCGAGAAGTAAAACTCTTGTTATCACAATTAGGGAAAACACCGTTTTTCAAGAAAGAAAAACCCACTCCTTTTGATGAGGCCACCAGTCTCGTTTGGTATCTAGAAAACATTTTCTACTACGCCATGGGGAACATTTACGATTATGTCACCTCAAACTTACCAGTAACTCGGGATTTTCAAAATGCCATGATAGAGGTGGGATTCTGGCCAGGCGGAGATCGCGATGGAAATCCCTTTGTGACCACTCAAATCACGCTGGACGTCGCTCAGAAATTGCGCAGTACGATTTTTAAAAATTACTACCGTGATTTGCGTAAGCTAGGACGTAGATTAACCTTTAAGGGGGTAGAGCAACCACTTAAGCAACTGGAAATCAAATGTTACCAAGCCATTACTGAAACAGGTACATTGAATTTCACCGCACAAGACCTTCAAGAGGAATTGCAAGGAATTAAGAGAACCGTGATTGATAAGCACAACAGCTTATTTGTAGAAGAAATTAATTCGCTAATCAATAAAATCCATCTCTTTGGGATTCATTTTTCCAGTCTTGACATACGTCAGGACAGTAGTATACATGATCAAGTATTTGATAAGTTGTTCGCTTTCGCGAAAGCGAACTTCCCAGAAAATTACTCTCAATTATCAGAGGAAGAACAGCTGAAAGCACTCGCGACTGTAAGAGCTGACATTCAAGAGTCCGATGTGGAAGATGAGTACACCAAGCGAACTATTGGTAGCATACGTGCCATCAAAACAATCCAAGAACGCAATGGAGAACGAGCTTGTCACCGCTATATAATATCTAACACACAAAATATATTGCATATTATGGAAGCATATGCGATGCTAAAATTGTGTGGATTACACCAGCCTGCTGTAGATGTCGTTCCCTTGTTTGAAACGGTCCCAGATTTGATTCATGCGCCTAATGTGATGCGCAAGCTGTATTCCAACAAAGAATATCGAGATCATTTATCCAGAAGAGATCAACAGCAACACATCATGCTAGGTTTCAGCGATGGAACTAAGGATGGAGGGTATTTAATGGCCAATTGGAGTATTTATAAAGCTAAAGAAGCGCTGACAAGCGTGAGTCGGGAATTTGGCATAGATGTGGTATTTTTTGATGGTCGTGGTGGACCTCCAGCTCGTGGTGGTGGACAAACGCATCAGTTTTATGCATCCATGGGATCTAAAATTGAATCCAAACAAATACAATTAACCGTTCAAGGTCAGACGATTAGTTCCAAGTTCGGCACCTTAGACAGTTGTCAATACAATCTGGAACAATTACTCAGTAGTGGAGTATCCAATGCTATTTATGACAATGCCGCTAATGATTTTTCTGATCAGGAATCCAAGACCATGGATGCATTAGCTCAATACAGCTATGACGCCTATACCGCATTTAAGGAGCATCCTAAATTCCTGCCCTATCTAGAAAACATGAGTACGCTCAAATACTATGCGATGACAAATATAGGTAGTAGACCCAGCAAGCGTGGGAGCAGCAGCGAACTCCAATTCAAAGACCTGAGAGCCATTCCTTTTGTAGGTTCTTGGAGTCAGTTAAAGCAAAATGTTCCAGGATTTTATGGGGTAGGTACTGCATTGCAAAAAATGGAGGAAGATGGAAAATGGAATGAAGTTCAAGAGTTGTACAAACACTCTAAGTTTTTCCGTACACTTCTGGATAATAGCATGATGAGTTTAACTAAGTCATTCTTTGGTTTAACTGCTTATATGCAGACAGATGCTACTTATGGCGAATTTTGGAAAATGATTCATGCGGAATATGAGCGTTCTAAATCATTAATGTTGAAGCTTTCTGGAATGAAAGAACTGATGGAAAATGAACCCGCTGGGAAAGCGAGTATTTTAGCCAGGGAAGATATTGTATTACCGTTGCTTACCATCCAGCAATATGCTTTAAAAAGTATTCAAGAAATGCCTGCGGATGATTCTAAACAGCGTAAAGTTTACGAAAGACTGGTCACTCGATCCCTGTATGGAAATATCAACGCCAGTAGAAACTCGGCTTAAAAGTTGAATTTTTTA of the Nonlabens marinus S1-08 genome contains:
- a CDS encoding type III polyketide synthase translates to MSVTIKSVATVTPQYSKQTSEILPFVETWLADQDERLRRKTIKIFEGAAVDKRYSIMDPVEVFTKTSFQDRNDIYRREVVPLAKTAVEQALSKANWVPQDLDYIITVSCTGIMIPSIDAYLINEMNMRQDIVRLPVTEMGCVAGISGLIYADNFLRANPGKKAAVVAIEAPTATFQINDYSMANMVSAAIFGDGCACVLLSSVEGGEGPQIKGHEMYHFPDATHMMGFDLVDSGLKMVLDKEVPETIAAHFPAIIHPFLKKHELEIKDIDHLIFHPGGKKIVQTVEALFSDLGKNIDDTKEVLRLYGNMSSATVLFVLDRFMNKSNVKKGDTGLMLSFGPGFTAQRILVQW
- a CDS encoding acyl carrier protein is translated as MTHTEIQERLFKIVKVYLPQDVDATAIKPESHLMNDLNINSAHLVDVALDVEDAFDIVLNEKDMEEMQTVSDAVRIVQAKTS
- a CDS encoding 3-hydroxyacyl-ACP dehydratase FabZ family protein, which encodes MLLSQLEKIVANLPYGEGFKFVDQLLELNEDQVIGIYRFRESEYFYKHHFIHQPVTPGVILQECMAQIGLACLGSYLMRDSKEQLQFVFTEAHVNFLEKVVPGTTVIVSAKKEYFRFDKLKVVVQMLDENETKVAEGWLCGMILTAPKQKSDS
- a CDS encoding phosphoenolpyruvate carboxylase, whose product is MARLPKLQRFENEVASKYQIFNGIFMTLPFDNISNTGGLLPLFHEICKEGFKRQKNPTEIVDYFYERYMRDTSQEEREQLLFRFIQYIERQVVLFDAIEDAAFATVQNLDGRGTLRSIKEEAQALKKESELAAYLQELKIKPVLTAHPTQFYPGSVLGIINDLSTAVNRNDVREVKLLLSQLGKTPFFKKEKPTPFDEATSLVWYLENIFYYAMGNIYDYVTSNLPVTRDFQNAMIEVGFWPGGDRDGNPFVTTQITLDVAQKLRSTIFKNYYRDLRKLGRRLTFKGVEQPLKQLEIKCYQAITETGTLNFTAQDLQEELQGIKRTVIDKHNSLFVEEINSLINKIHLFGIHFSSLDIRQDSSIHDQVFDKLFAFAKANFPENYSQLSEEEQLKALATVRADIQESDVEDEYTKRTIGSIRAIKTIQERNGERACHRYIISNTQNILHIMEAYAMLKLCGLHQPAVDVVPLFETVPDLIHAPNVMRKLYSNKEYRDHLSRRDQQQHIMLGFSDGTKDGGYLMANWSIYKAKEALTSVSREFGIDVVFFDGRGGPPARGGGQTHQFYASMGSKIESKQIQLTVQGQTISSKFGTLDSCQYNLEQLLSSGVSNAIYDNAANDFSDQESKTMDALAQYSYDAYTAFKEHPKFLPYLENMSTLKYYAMTNIGSRPSKRGSSSELQFKDLRAIPFVGSWSQLKQNVPGFYGVGTALQKMEEDGKWNEVQELYKHSKFFRTLLDNSMMSLTKSFFGLTAYMQTDATYGEFWKMIHAEYERSKSLMLKLSGMKELMENEPAGKASILAREDIVLPLLTIQQYALKSIQEMPADDSKQRKVYERLVTRSLYGNINASRNSA
- a CDS encoding SDR family oxidoreductase, with the protein product MVKDLEGTYGLILGGSSGLGYASAVKCANHGMKLIVIYRSGRAQQDVVNQRFEILKNSSNHLFINADATNELKIPGLIEELKNYLNGQRLFLLLHSISKGNLKPMKGESALNTGDFTQTIQSMGISLYAWAQALRSAGLLANPSRVISFTSEGNQKPMPGYAAVSAAKATLEAITRNMALEFAVEGITTNCIQAGVTDTESLQRIPMYEELKKNSLQRNPFNRLTQPEDVANTVYLLCRPEAAFINGSVIKVDGGESLT
- a CDS encoding beta-ketoacyl-[acyl-carrier-protein] synthase family protein, yielding MKSTSSNRVVVTGLGVVAPNATNVTRFLEALQNGTSGIRFDQQLADLNFGCQVAGTPPVTQELIDEYLTPLQQRGFKATGMLYGIIAGKQAFADAGLEIAPKEHALEDFGIIFGTGQSGGEKFREAIHLIDEGKVRRLGSTSVIQTMSSGISAWLAGELGAGNRVTSNSSACSTGTEALLMGYELIQSGKAKQMLVGSTSDSGPYIWGGFDAMRILPTGYNENPQAASRPFSDDASGFVPGSGAGALIIESLESARERGASIYCEIIGGAINAGGHRGDGSMTAPNGEAVKKVIRMAMKDAEIESNQVDAINGHITATGKDAYEVRNWSQALERSGDNFPYMNSFKSSIGHCLAAAGSVELVGSVLQLQQQQVFKNNNIHQLHSDITKILSDDRIPTETISIDLNVLLKASFGFGDVNACVVLKRFNE